The following are from one region of the Stanieria sp. NIES-3757 genome:
- a CDS encoding Radical SAM domain protein: MQTTNNLKVTPFAQKIESPLQKQKITVLQINLGKKCNLACTHCHVEASPKRSEELTPEICQQLIEIINLFPQIETVDLTGGAPEMNYGFKPIVEAAKKVGKEVIVRSNLTIFFEAGYEDLPEYFCQNQLRVVASLPCYLENNVDKQRGAGVYHKSIEAIQKLNQLGYGKKPKLILDLVYNPALPTQEKFSLTPNQNTLEKDYKSYLLEHYKIKFNNLFTITNLSVGRTKQYLQRQNLKDAYLKFLENNFNSVTLPNLMCNNQLSVDYLGNVYDCDFNQMENLAATDVKGEKLTVSKLLAAKNLDVIKQIKTANYCYGCTAGNGSSCGGSLIE; the protein is encoded by the coding sequence ATGCAAACAACTAATAATTTAAAAGTAACTCCCTTTGCTCAAAAAATTGAGTCTCCGCTACAAAAGCAAAAAATTACAGTATTACAAATTAATTTAGGGAAAAAATGTAATCTTGCTTGTACTCATTGTCATGTGGAAGCAAGTCCAAAACGTAGTGAAGAATTAACTCCAGAAATTTGTCAACAATTAATTGAAATAATTAATCTTTTTCCTCAAATTGAAACTGTAGATTTAACTGGTGGTGCGCCAGAAATGAACTATGGTTTTAAACCAATTGTCGAAGCTGCTAAAAAAGTAGGGAAAGAAGTTATTGTTCGTTCTAATTTAACTATTTTCTTTGAAGCTGGATATGAAGATTTACCCGAATATTTTTGCCAAAATCAATTAAGAGTAGTAGCATCTTTACCCTGTTACTTAGAAAACAATGTTGATAAACAAAGAGGTGCAGGAGTTTATCATAAATCTATTGAAGCGATTCAAAAACTTAATCAATTAGGTTATGGAAAAAAACCCAAATTAATTCTGGACTTAGTTTATAATCCAGCTTTACCCACTCAGGAAAAATTTTCTTTAACTCCCAATCAAAATACTTTAGAAAAAGATTACAAATCTTATTTATTAGAACATTATAAGATTAAGTTTAATAATTTATTTACTATTACTAATCTTTCAGTAGGAAGAACTAAACAATATTTACAAAGACAAAATTTAAAAGATGCTTATCTCAAGTTTTTAGAAAACAATTTTAATTCAGTTACCTTGCCTAATTTAATGTGTAATAATCAACTTTCAGTTGATTATTTAGGTAACGTCTATGACTGCGATTTTAATCAAATGGAGAATTTAGCTGCAACTGATGTCAAAGGAGAAAAATTAACTGTATCTAAATTATTAGCAGCAAAAAATTTAGATGTAATTAAGCAAATCAAAACAGCTAATTATTGTTATGGATGTACGGCTGGAAATGGCTCTAGTTGTGGTGGTTCTTTGATTGAATAA
- a CDS encoding hydrophobe/amphiphile efflux-1 family protein: MLLSIADVFIKRPVLTTVCSIIIVLVGAIAIPLLPISQLPQIAPIQIEVSATNLGADAQTTENTVTTVIEREINGVEGMQYISSSTNDSGISTINVTFPVSSDRNIAQVNVQNRVALAEPRLPSVIQQTGVSVVQSSPDLLIAIAFYSENGQYDDLFLSNYLDTYVADQVQRVEGVGRARIFGERRYAMRLWLDPAALAARNLTAQDVITALEEQNIQLGAGKIGQQPASEEQRYEFTLRAEGRFETASEFEQMVIKVGEEGGLVRLKDIGRAELGAENYDTAAKYNGYPAIGLGIFQLPGSNALDVAKAVKAKVAELAEDFPPGMNYDVALDTTEFVEVSLEEVIWTLVIAISLVVLIIFIFLQDWRTTIIPAIAIPVGLVGAFAFLLAFDFQINTLTMFAMVLATGIVVDDAIVVVEAIAKKVEQGIKPVQAAIDTMNELSGAVIATSLVLIAVFLPVAFFPGSTGVIFQQFALTIIFAIALSTFNALTFTPTMSGVLLSPQDQRRGALGWFFNKFNQGFGWTETNYAKTITFLTRKSIRYIVMAVFAAMFIFTIFLYNLIPTGFIPEEDQGYFFTIVQAPDGVSLNYTKEIMEQVSQEMEKIEEVEHYFSLSGFSFGGNGSNRGFVFTKLKPWSERKGESKSVYSILGRVNGAFQNITGARAFAVNAPPVRGLSSFGGFEMQIQDRRGLPISVLVENANKIIAAANQRPEIGAAFTQFAANTPQIEVELNRDRAKALNVNIDDIFSTLQTYLGSSYVNDFVLGQRQYRVYVQAQSDARSNPNDIGQLYVRSQDDQMISLNNLVTLKEFTGPQIINHYNLFRSINIQGSPAPGYGTGQAIQAMQQVAIQTLSPGLGYEWTGTALEEVNSGGQVTLVFALGLIMAFLVLAAQYESYVDPFIIMLTVPLAIFGAISAIWFRANLLQAGSIWPIINNNIYCQVGLVMLIGLASKNAILIVEYANQLREQGLSLVKAAIKAGRERFRPILMTAISSLVGFFPLVIATGAGASSRWSLGTAIFGGLLFATVLSLFLVPSIYIVIKSLEMRISKLMS; encoded by the coding sequence ATGTTACTTAGTATTGCTGATGTTTTTATTAAGCGACCTGTTTTAACAACAGTTTGTTCGATAATTATTGTGCTGGTAGGAGCGATCGCAATTCCGCTGTTGCCGATTTCTCAATTACCGCAAATTGCTCCGATTCAGATTGAGGTTTCTGCTACCAATCTTGGGGCGGATGCTCAAACTACGGAAAATACAGTTACTACTGTTATTGAGCGGGAAATTAATGGTGTAGAGGGGATGCAGTACATTTCCTCTAGTACTAATGATAGTGGTATTAGTACGATTAATGTTACTTTCCCTGTTTCTAGCGATCGCAATATTGCTCAAGTTAATGTCCAAAATCGAGTTGCCTTAGCCGAACCTCGTTTACCTAGCGTGATTCAACAAACTGGGGTGAGTGTGGTTCAATCCTCTCCAGATTTACTAATTGCGATCGCTTTTTACTCGGAAAATGGGCAATACGATGACTTGTTTTTGAGTAATTATTTAGATACTTATGTTGCGGATCAAGTTCAACGGGTTGAAGGGGTAGGTAGAGCCAGAATTTTTGGCGAACGTCGTTATGCAATGCGTCTCTGGCTCGATCCTGCTGCTTTAGCAGCAAGAAATTTAACTGCTCAAGATGTGATAACTGCTCTGGAAGAACAAAATATTCAGTTGGGGGCGGGAAAAATTGGTCAACAACCAGCATCGGAAGAACAAAGGTATGAATTTACTCTACGGGCTGAAGGAAGATTTGAAACTGCCAGCGAATTTGAGCAAATGGTAATTAAAGTTGGTGAAGAAGGTGGTTTAGTTCGACTCAAAGATATCGGCAGAGCGGAATTAGGTGCAGAAAATTATGATACTGCTGCTAAATATAATGGTTATCCTGCGATTGGGTTGGGTATTTTTCAGCTTCCTGGTAGTAATGCGCTCGATGTTGCTAAAGCAGTTAAAGCAAAAGTAGCGGAATTGGCGGAAGATTTTCCGCCAGGCATGAATTATGATGTTGCTCTTGATACTACTGAATTTGTGGAAGTTTCCCTAGAAGAAGTAATTTGGACTCTAGTGATAGCTATATCTTTAGTTGTCTTGATTATTTTCATCTTTTTACAAGATTGGCGGACAACTATTATTCCTGCGATCGCAATTCCTGTTGGTTTGGTAGGAGCTTTTGCTTTTCTATTAGCGTTTGATTTCCAGATTAATACCTTAACAATGTTTGCGATGGTGTTGGCTACAGGGATAGTAGTTGATGATGCTATTGTTGTCGTAGAAGCGATCGCCAAAAAAGTTGAACAGGGGATCAAACCAGTTCAAGCTGCGATTGACACCATGAATGAATTAAGCGGAGCAGTCATTGCCACTTCTCTGGTGTTAATAGCAGTATTCCTGCCTGTAGCATTCTTTCCTGGTTCTACAGGGGTTATTTTTCAACAATTTGCTTTGACTATCATTTTTGCGATCGCGCTTTCTACTTTTAACGCTTTGACTTTTACTCCCACGATGTCAGGTGTATTATTAAGTCCTCAAGATCAACGTAGAGGAGCATTAGGTTGGTTTTTTAATAAGTTTAATCAGGGTTTTGGTTGGACTGAAACAAATTACGCCAAAACCATTACTTTTTTAACGAGAAAATCGATTAGATACATTGTCATGGCTGTTTTTGCTGCCATGTTTATCTTTACGATCTTTCTTTACAATTTAATTCCGACAGGATTTATTCCCGAAGAAGACCAAGGTTACTTTTTTACCATTGTTCAAGCTCCTGATGGTGTTTCTCTTAATTACACCAAAGAGATTATGGAACAAGTAAGCCAAGAAATGGAAAAAATAGAAGAAGTCGAACATTACTTTAGCCTTTCTGGTTTTAGTTTTGGTGGCAATGGTAGTAATCGCGGTTTTGTCTTTACCAAACTCAAACCTTGGTCAGAAAGAAAAGGCGAATCTAAATCAGTTTATTCTATTCTAGGTCGGGTTAATGGCGCATTCCAAAATATTACAGGCGCAAGAGCTTTTGCTGTCAACGCTCCACCAGTGAGGGGATTGAGTAGCTTTGGTGGTTTTGAAATGCAAATTCAGGATCGTCGTGGTTTACCCATATCGGTATTAGTTGAAAATGCTAACAAAATAATTGCAGCAGCTAACCAAAGACCAGAAATAGGCGCAGCTTTTACTCAATTTGCAGCTAATACTCCCCAAATTGAAGTTGAGCTCAATCGCGATCGCGCTAAAGCTCTTAATGTTAATATTGACGATATTTTTTCTACGCTACAAACCTATTTAGGTTCTAGTTATGTCAATGATTTTGTTCTTGGACAAAGACAATATCGAGTTTACGTTCAAGCACAATCAGATGCTCGCTCCAATCCCAATGATATTGGTCAATTATACGTTCGTTCTCAAGACGATCAAATGATTTCTCTCAATAACCTAGTCACACTGAAAGAATTTACCGGCCCACAAATTATTAACCACTATAATCTCTTTCGCTCCATTAATATTCAAGGTTCTCCTGCACCTGGATATGGTACAGGACAAGCCATCCAAGCAATGCAACAAGTTGCGATCCAAACCTTATCCCCTGGATTGGGTTATGAATGGACAGGAACAGCTTTAGAAGAGGTTAATTCAGGCGGTCAAGTTACCTTAGTGTTTGCCTTAGGCTTAATCATGGCGTTTCTAGTCTTAGCTGCCCAATATGAAAGCTATGTGGATCCATTTATTATTATGTTGACCGTACCCCTAGCTATTTTTGGTGCGATCTCAGCTATTTGGTTCCGGGCTAATTTACTCCAAGCGGGTAGTATTTGGCCGATCATTAATAACAATATTTACTGTCAAGTTGGATTAGTAATGTTAATTGGTTTAGCTAGTAAAAATGCCATTTTAATTGTTGAATATGCTAACCAATTAAGAGAGCAAGGACTAAGTTTAGTTAAAGCAGCAATTAAAGCTGGAAGAGAACGTTTTCGTCCGATTTTAATGACAGCAATCTCTAGTTTGGTTGGTTTTTTCCCTTTAGTAATTGCTACTGGCGCAGGTGCTTCTAGTCGTTGGTCTTTAGGTACTGCAATCTTTGGAGGATTACTTTTTGCAACAGTTTTGAGTTTGTTTTTAGTTCCTTCTATTTATATTGTGATTAAAAGTTTAGAAATGCGAATCTCTAAACTAATGTCTTGA
- a CDS encoding stress protein: MAISLQKGQRVSLEKVAPGLEAVLVGLGWDINRTDSGVEFDLDTSVFLLGSNEKILSENHFIFYNNPKSPEQPPSVEYMGDNRTGAGEGDDEVILVNLTKIPTEVEKLVFTVTIYEADQRRQNFGQVHNAFVRLVDVKTKQEVLRYDLAEDYSIETALIMAELYRKDGTWRMSAVGAGYQGGLQALLNRYHS, from the coding sequence ATGGCTATTTCTTTACAAAAAGGACAGCGAGTTTCTTTAGAAAAAGTAGCACCTGGACTGGAAGCAGTCTTAGTAGGCTTAGGATGGGATATAAATCGAACAGACTCGGGTGTAGAGTTTGATTTAGATACTTCTGTTTTTCTGTTGGGAAGTAATGAAAAGATTCTGAGCGAAAATCATTTTATTTTTTATAACAATCCTAAAAGCCCAGAGCAACCTCCTTCCGTAGAGTATATGGGAGATAACAGAACAGGAGCAGGAGAAGGTGATGATGAGGTTATCCTGGTTAATCTTACTAAAATACCAACAGAAGTTGAAAAATTAGTATTTACAGTTACAATTTATGAAGCAGATCAACGCAGACAAAACTTTGGACAAGTACATAATGCCTTTGTAAGACTTGTAGATGTTAAAACTAAACAAGAAGTTCTGCGCTATGACTTAGCTGAAGATTATTCTATTGAAACTGCATTAATTATGGCAGAGCTTTATCGCAAAGATGGTACGTGGCGAATGAGTGCAGTTGGCGCGGGCTATCAAGGTGGATTACAGGCTTTATTAAATCGCTACCATAGTTAA
- a CDS encoding stress protein has product MTINLQKGQRISLKKEAPNLTRLMCGLGWDVAKKSGGWFSSSPNFDLDSFVICLDQNQKLTNKSDIIYFANLRHSSGAITHLGDNLTGDGQGDDEQIIVDLPTVPERLSKLLFLVNIYEAQKRQQELSQVENAFVRLVDLNNNQEIARYQLSGKQYQNKNALILGEVYRHNDEWKMAAIGEAFNAKGIGDIAQKYI; this is encoded by the coding sequence ATGACTATTAATTTACAGAAAGGACAGCGCATTTCGCTCAAGAAAGAAGCTCCTAATCTTACTCGACTTATGTGTGGTTTAGGTTGGGATGTAGCCAAAAAATCTGGTGGTTGGTTTAGTTCTTCTCCTAATTTTGACTTAGATTCTTTTGTAATTTGTTTAGATCAAAATCAAAAGTTAACTAATAAATCTGACATTATTTATTTTGCTAACTTGAGACATTCTTCAGGAGCTATCACCCATTTGGGAGATAACTTAACTGGAGATGGACAAGGAGATGATGAGCAAATTATTGTAGATTTGCCTACAGTTCCAGAGAGGCTTAGTAAATTGCTTTTTTTGGTCAACATTTATGAAGCTCAAAAACGACAGCAAGAACTTTCTCAAGTAGAAAATGCTTTTGTCAGATTAGTCGATTTGAACAATAATCAAGAAATTGCCCGCTATCAACTTTCTGGAAAACAGTATCAGAATAAAAATGCCTTAATTCTGGGAGAAGTGTATAGACATAATGACGAATGGAAAATGGCAGCTATTGGAGAGGCTTTTAATGCTAAAGGAATAGGTGATATTGCCCAAAAATATATCTAA
- a CDS encoding Transcriptional Regulator, AraC family has product MSQQQIRIFDLNQQDCLDFANPFFSHFYQTGLQGLGLLHISHPACDSPEMSLLQHAIVIHLKPKVKFERRLAELHQIENPNIGDIAIIPAEVSHWHGTNQEVEGIVLVLEPPTLIQYAQELIDSEQVELIPTFAQPDPFIYGVGLALKQELDSGNVGGLVYLEFLFNAFVMHLLRHYATKQHKTPNYQGGFTKQQIKQIIDYIQIHLAQNISLDDLARLVNLSTYHFCRLFKQSMGLTPHQYIIHQRVEQAKQLLLNSNLTIVEVANLVGFANQSHLNYHFKRIVGATPRKIKYLI; this is encoded by the coding sequence ATGAGTCAGCAACAAATACGTATTTTTGATCTTAATCAACAAGATTGCCTTGACTTTGCTAATCCGTTTTTTTCTCACTTTTATCAAACAGGATTACAAGGCTTAGGATTATTGCATATTAGTCATCCAGCTTGTGACAGTCCCGAAATGTCTTTGTTACAACATGCGATTGTGATTCACCTAAAGCCAAAAGTGAAATTTGAGAGAAGACTAGCAGAACTTCATCAAATTGAAAACCCAAATATCGGTGATATTGCGATTATTCCTGCTGAAGTTAGTCACTGGCATGGTACTAACCAGGAAGTAGAAGGTATTGTGTTAGTACTTGAACCACCTACTTTAATTCAATACGCTCAGGAATTAATTGATTCAGAGCAAGTTGAATTAATTCCAACTTTTGCCCAACCCGATCCTTTTATTTACGGTGTAGGATTAGCACTTAAACAAGAATTAGATTCTGGCAACGTAGGTGGATTAGTTTATCTAGAATTCCTCTTTAATGCTTTTGTGATGCATTTGCTCCGCCACTATGCTACTAAGCAGCACAAAACTCCAAATTATCAAGGGGGATTTACTAAGCAACAGATCAAACAGATTATTGATTACATTCAAATACATTTAGCTCAAAATATTAGCTTGGATGATTTAGCCCGACTAGTCAACTTGAGTACATACCACTTCTGTCGTCTCTTCAAGCAATCAATGGGACTGACACCCCATCAATATATAATTCATCAGCGAGTCGAACAAGCAAAACAGTTACTTTTAAATAGTAATCTCACCATTGTTGAGGTTGCCAATTTGGTTGGATTTGCCAATCAAAGTCATTTAAACTATCATTTTAAGCGTATCGTGGGAGCTACACCTCGCAAAATTAAATATTTAATCTAG
- a CDS encoding glycosyl transferase, WecB/TagA/CpsF family, with product MSHLEEQLVSPPRYPVLNVSVHLLDEYTGWLVNRLNHNLGTHVVTLNAEMAMLAEKEPELAKIIQNAEFVIPDGSGIIFYLRLRGHKLQRCPGIELAESFLISLNNQAQSYCVAFYGGKPGIATTAAKVWQQKIPNLQIIAQHGYLNPEEQVQWQQTLQEKQPQIILVGLGVPRQEFWIEENRHLCPNSIWIGVGGSFDIWSGHKSRAPAWLSNNHLEWSYRLYQEPWRWKRMLALPQFFWRSLK from the coding sequence ATGTCCCATCTAGAAGAACAATTAGTTTCTCCGCCTCGTTACCCAGTACTCAATGTATCAGTTCATCTTCTTGATGAATATACAGGATGGCTAGTCAATCGACTCAATCATAATTTAGGCACTCATGTAGTAACGCTGAATGCCGAAATGGCAATGTTGGCAGAAAAAGAACCAGAGCTAGCCAAAATAATTCAAAATGCTGAATTTGTCATCCCTGATGGTTCTGGAATTATTTTTTATTTGCGTTTAAGAGGTCACAAACTACAACGTTGTCCAGGAATAGAATTAGCGGAATCTTTTTTGATTAGTCTAAACAACCAAGCTCAATCTTATTGTGTTGCATTTTATGGTGGTAAACCAGGCATAGCAACCACAGCAGCTAAAGTATGGCAGCAAAAAATTCCTAATCTTCAAATTATTGCCCAGCATGGTTATCTTAATCCCGAAGAACAAGTTCAATGGCAACAAACTCTTCAAGAAAAACAACCTCAAATTATTCTAGTTGGTTTAGGAGTTCCTCGACAAGAATTTTGGATTGAAGAAAATCGTCATCTTTGCCCTAATTCTATCTGGATTGGTGTAGGTGGGAGTTTTGATATTTGGTCAGGTCACAAATCCCGCGCACCTGCTTGGTTAAGTAATAATCATCTTGAATGGTCTTATCGTCTATATCAAGAACCTTGGCGATGGAAAAGAATGTTGGCTTTACCTCAGTTCTTTTGGCGTTCTTTAAAATAA